A stretch of the Candidatus Poribacteria bacterium genome encodes the following:
- a CDS encoding OmpA family protein — MRSIAGITIVSIFVFSIILSGCGKLSKEEFAMEMDKYNQENASAHTDLGNQVSELSGKVDAQGDALRSEVSMAKEAAITASQQGDADTISAAKEVAESGDAKLREELMQTADMVSEKAQQAAASGDQKLQDQIAAVEDTTKMQAQKISDLEAALMETKKALTATKEMAAAKPMMVATVQFPSGKIGLTAAAMETLDKAVAKIQADAEASVLVKGHADGSPVLRGRYRSNWDLSQARADSVVQYLQSKGVTNTIQSRGLGHTEPIAPVKTREGRAQNRRAEVIILPAGSMM, encoded by the coding sequence ATGAGAAGTATAGCAGGAATAACAATTGTTAGCATTTTTGTTTTTAGTATTATCCTCAGTGGCTGCGGCAAATTGAGCAAAGAAGAGTTTGCCATGGAGATGGATAAATACAACCAAGAAAATGCATCGGCACACACCGATTTGGGCAACCAAGTCTCTGAGCTTAGTGGCAAGGTTGATGCTCAAGGGGATGCTTTGAGGTCGGAGGTGTCTATGGCAAAAGAAGCCGCTATTACCGCCTCTCAACAAGGTGATGCGGATACAATTTCAGCCGCCAAAGAGGTAGCTGAAAGTGGGGATGCCAAACTGCGTGAGGAACTCATGCAGACCGCAGATATGGTTAGCGAAAAGGCGCAACAGGCCGCCGCATCTGGAGATCAGAAACTCCAAGACCAGATTGCTGCAGTTGAGGATACAACCAAAATGCAAGCCCAAAAGATATCCGATTTGGAAGCTGCACTCATGGAGACAAAAAAGGCTCTCACTGCAACTAAAGAGATGGCTGCTGCCAAACCAATGATGGTGGCTACAGTTCAGTTCCCCAGTGGGAAAATCGGCTTGACTGCGGCTGCCATGGAAACCCTTGATAAAGCAGTAGCAAAGATTCAAGCAGATGCTGAGGCATCGGTACTCGTCAAAGGGCACGCGGATGGCAGCCCTGTACTAAGGGGAAGATACCGCAGCAACTGGGATCTTTCTCAAGCCCGCGCAGATTCGGTTGTGCAATATCTCCAGAGCAAAGGCGTAACGAATACAATTCAATCTCGTGGACTTGGACATACGGAACCTATCGCTCCAGTTAAGACGAGAGAGGGGCGCGCCCAGAACCGGCGAGCAGAAGTCATTATCTTGCCAGCTGGTTCGATGATGTAG
- a CDS encoding class I SAM-dependent methyltransferase, translating into MASKNQLFETKTEFIGTRGVREYRETIPVWVNTSDVVLEIGCEWGTTTALIAPHCKKVIGTDISSKCIERAREMHPDLHFEVLDGFDVKAALEFGEQFNKIYIDISGLSGYRSLLDTISLLMMYATVLRPEAIIVKSGALKRFAAHCIPWRSASS; encoded by the coding sequence ATGGCAAGTAAGAACCAACTATTTGAAACAAAAACAGAATTTATCGGCACACGCGGCGTTAGAGAGTACCGTGAGACCATCCCTGTTTGGGTGAATACAAGTGATGTTGTGCTAGAAATCGGTTGTGAGTGGGGCACAACAACTGCGTTGATTGCGCCACATTGTAAGAAGGTCATTGGTACTGACATCAGTTCTAAGTGTATCGAGCGTGCACGGGAAATGCATCCTGACCTGCACTTTGAGGTCCTAGATGGATTCGATGTTAAAGCAGCGCTTGAGTTTGGTGAACAGTTTAACAAGATTTATATTGATATATCCGGTTTATCCGGCTACCGGTCTCTGCTTGATACAATTTCTTTACTCATGATGTATGCGACTGTGCTGCGGCCCGAAGCAATTATCGTTAAAAGTGGCGCGCTCAAACGTTTTGCTGCACACTGTATCCCGTGGCGGTCAGCGTCATCTTAA
- a CDS encoding carbohydrate binding family 9 domain-containing protein encodes MSFDLRQFPEIRRYLFLLSFIFLFPICISSASEPIEYRAEAYRTFQSIEIDGDFNETDWQHAKLINQFVQTEPDEGVPITESTAVRILYDEKNIYFGFTCSSSWRDSIVANEMRRDAENLRENDNVFILLDTYNDKRNGVFFRINPLGAMQDIALTNSGDSQNRSWDAVWDCRSKINDDHWTTEIAIPFSQLRFNRSESMVWGINFGRTIRQKNEEATWVPVSRQYGSRSKYRTANLGSLVGLAGITPSRRLEVLPYVLPGVSRIEGEEGTDGVFDIGLDLKYGLTSNLTADLTLNTDFAQVEADQEQVNLTRFSLYFPEKRPFFLEGAGLFDFGIPRPSFFSPPPLILFYSRRIGLEEGYAIPILGGGKITGKMGPYGIGLLNVLTDEFHTDPSVTDEDDIVDLSRTNYSVLRVTRDLFSGSSIGAIAINKQDTDTYNRAGGLDFAYRPNDSIDVRGLWARTYEEEVSGKNDAMYFGGTWRNSLLRFNGTYTFIGEDFNPEVGFVRRQGSRRFRGQMRFTPWPRKFGVRRIFMGPEVDYILNQDDELETREFSLTNWFQLEQGSWINVEIRRTSEFLDEDFEIREGVIIPVDDYNLTTLRTMIDTDEGRKISGRFGANYGTFFNGTNRGFDIQANFKPSGRLAFETQYQFNRVNLPSEDPFNVNIFGSRIVYSFTTTLFAKLFAQWNSDDELISANFLLNYIYRPGSDFYLVFNRIYDSGSAKTTPGESTVVAKMTYWWNP; translated from the coding sequence ATGAGTTTCGATCTGCGTCAATTCCCTGAAATTAGAAGATACCTGTTTCTTTTAAGTTTTATATTCTTATTTCCGATCTGCATAAGCTCTGCCTCTGAACCGATAGAATATCGAGCCGAGGCGTATCGAACTTTTCAGAGCATTGAGATTGACGGGGATTTCAATGAAACCGATTGGCAGCATGCAAAACTGATAAATCAGTTTGTCCAAACCGAACCTGATGAAGGCGTGCCGATAACTGAATCGACAGCGGTCCGCATCCTTTACGATGAGAAAAACATCTACTTCGGTTTTACCTGTTCAAGTTCATGGCGTGATAGCATTGTTGCCAACGAAATGCGTCGAGATGCAGAAAATTTGCGTGAGAACGATAATGTTTTCATCCTTTTGGATACCTACAACGATAAACGTAATGGGGTTTTCTTCCGCATCAATCCATTAGGTGCGATGCAGGATATAGCGTTGACAAACAGCGGAGATAGCCAGAACAGGAGTTGGGATGCCGTATGGGACTGTCGCTCCAAGATCAATGATGACCATTGGACAACGGAGATTGCTATTCCCTTTAGTCAACTCCGTTTCAACAGAAGCGAGTCGATGGTCTGGGGTATAAATTTTGGACGAACCATCCGGCAAAAGAATGAAGAGGCAACGTGGGTTCCCGTATCGAGACAGTATGGCAGTCGATCGAAATATCGAACCGCTAACCTCGGCAGCCTAGTTGGTTTGGCAGGCATAACTCCGTCTAGGCGGCTTGAAGTTCTGCCTTATGTTTTACCGGGGGTGAGCCGAATCGAGGGCGAGGAGGGCACCGATGGGGTATTCGACATTGGATTAGATCTCAAGTACGGTTTAACCTCGAACCTTACCGCAGATCTGACTCTTAACACCGACTTTGCGCAAGTTGAAGCGGATCAGGAACAGGTCAACTTGACGCGCTTCAGTTTGTATTTCCCGGAGAAGCGTCCCTTCTTCTTGGAAGGCGCCGGATTATTTGATTTCGGTATTCCTCGCCCCAGTTTCTTTAGTCCTCCTCCGTTAATTCTCTTTTACAGTCGTCGCATCGGTCTTGAGGAAGGTTACGCCATTCCGATTCTCGGTGGGGGCAAGATTACAGGCAAAATGGGACCATACGGCATTGGTCTGTTGAATGTGTTGACAGATGAGTTTCACACGGATCCATCGGTTACGGATGAAGACGATATTGTTGATCTGTCTAGGACAAACTACTCCGTGCTGCGTGTGACGCGAGATCTCTTCAGTGGTTCTAGCATCGGGGCGATTGCGATTAATAAACAGGATACGGATACATACAACCGCGCGGGAGGATTGGACTTCGCATATCGTCCAAACGACAGTATTGATGTGCGTGGACTGTGGGCACGGACTTATGAGGAGGAGGTTTCTGGCAAGAATGATGCGATGTACTTTGGCGGTACTTGGCGAAACAGTCTACTTCGATTTAATGGAACATATACGTTCATCGGTGAGGATTTCAACCCTGAGGTCGGATTCGTCCGTCGTCAGGGCAGCCGACGATTCCGTGGACAGATGCGTTTTACCCCTTGGCCCAGAAAATTCGGTGTTCGCCGCATTTTCATGGGACCGGAGGTTGACTATATCCTCAACCAAGATGATGAACTGGAAACGCGGGAGTTTTCACTCACCAATTGGTTTCAACTTGAGCAGGGCAGTTGGATCAACGTTGAGATTCGACGAACCTCTGAATTTCTCGACGAGGATTTTGAAATCCGAGAGGGCGTTATCATACCAGTTGACGATTACAATTTAACTACCCTCAGAACGATGATCGATACGGATGAAGGAAGGAAAATTTCGGGTCGATTCGGGGCAAATTACGGTACCTTTTTTAACGGTACAAATCGTGGGTTTGATATCCAAGCGAACTTTAAACCGAGCGGCCGCCTCGCCTTTGAAACGCAATATCAATTTAACCGGGTGAATCTCCCGAGTGAAGATCCTTTCAATGTGAATATTTTCGGGAGCCGTATTGTTTATTCTTTCACCACAACTCTTTTTGCGAAGTTGTTCGCCCAATGGAACAGCGATGATGAACTGATTTCCGCCAATTTCCTGCTGAACTACATCTACCGTCCCGGCAGCGATTTCTACCTCGTTTTCAATCGGATTTATGATAGTGGTAGCGCGAAAACGACACCTGGGGAATCTACGGTTGTTGCAAAGATGACTTATTGGTGGAATCCGTAA
- a CDS encoding carbohydrate binding family 9 domain-containing protein, with amino-acid sequence MIYHFNRIPTTSRCGKSFLILSMCCLLFPFIVNADADSMEYRAEAYRTYQSIEIDGEFNEEDWQNAKTITRLIQYEPVEGELISQPTEIRILYDAKEIYFGFTCFDDDISKMVANEMRRDGSGQDGLRENDHVSILLDTYNDRRNGFYFRVNPLGAKEDIALINSGESRNQAWDAIWECRTKINDNHWTAEIGIPFSQLRFSKSDDMTWGLNLGRSLMRDQEDATWAPLSKAHGFFARYRTDVIGDLVGLQGITPPRNLELLPYVLPGVNRIEAEKTTDGVFDIGLDLKYGVTSNLTADLTFNTDFAQVEADQEQVNLTRFSLFFPEKRPFFLEGAGLFDFGIPRTSFRRPPPLLLFYSRRIGLEEGRAIPIIGGGKITGKAGPYGIGMLNVFTNKLLDETDPEEIIDVQRTNYSVLRLTRDVFSTSRIGLIGINKQDTDTYNRASGLDFTYRPTDSLDVRGLWARTFEADVSGQNNALYLGSTWRNRDLRLEGSYMDIGENFNPEVGFIRREGIRRINSQIRYSPRLGKFGIRQIYTGPEFDFILNQDNQLETQEITLTNYFRFESGAYIGFLPKRTTEHLDEDFEIRDGITIPPGEYSFTEMMIRGSTDDTKALAGQYSVNFGNFYNGSRWGFTLDASFKPNGRLNVEPIFQFNRVTLPQEAFNASIFGARVGYSFSTTLFAKIFAQWSSDDDIIATNVLLNYIYRPGSDFYLVFNQIYNTGGTKTALDESTVVAKMTYWWNP; translated from the coding sequence ATGATTTATCATTTTAACAGAATACCTACAACGTCAAGGTGTGGAAAATCTTTTCTTATTTTGTCTATGTGCTGTCTGTTGTTTCCGTTCATTGTGAATGCAGATGCGGACTCTATGGAATACCGCGCTGAAGCATATCGAACATATCAGAGCATTGAGATTGACGGAGAATTCAACGAGGAAGACTGGCAGAATGCAAAAACTATCACTCGACTCATCCAATATGAACCTGTCGAGGGAGAGTTAATTTCGCAACCTACAGAGATACGCATTCTTTATGACGCGAAGGAAATCTACTTTGGATTTACCTGTTTTGACGACGATATTTCCAAAATGGTTGCCAATGAGATGCGCCGCGATGGCAGTGGTCAGGACGGATTGCGTGAAAATGACCATGTCTCTATCCTTCTGGATACCTATAACGATCGGCGCAATGGATTTTACTTCCGTGTCAATCCGCTAGGAGCAAAGGAAGACATCGCTTTAATAAACAGCGGAGAGAGTCGAAATCAGGCTTGGGATGCGATCTGGGAATGTCGGACCAAAATCAATGATAACCATTGGACAGCAGAGATAGGTATTCCTTTCAGCCAACTTCGTTTCAGTAAGAGTGACGATATGACATGGGGGCTGAATTTGGGACGAAGCCTTATGCGCGACCAAGAGGACGCAACATGGGCACCGCTTTCCAAAGCGCATGGATTCTTTGCGAGATACCGCACTGATGTTATTGGTGATTTGGTCGGGTTGCAAGGGATTACTCCCCCTCGGAATCTGGAACTGCTGCCCTATGTCTTGCCGGGGGTGAATCGTATTGAAGCCGAAAAGACAACTGATGGAGTATTCGACATCGGCTTGGACCTTAAGTACGGTGTGACCTCCAATCTGACAGCGGACCTGACGTTTAACACCGATTTTGCGCAAGTCGAGGCGGATCAGGAGCAGGTCAACCTCACCCGTTTCAGCCTGTTTTTCCCGGAGAAGCGTCCCTTCTTCCTAGAAGGTGCGGGGCTGTTTGATTTCGGCATTCCCCGCACTAGCTTCCGCCGTCCGCCGCCGCTGCTTCTGTTTTATAGCCGCCGCATCGGTCTTGAGGAGGGACGTGCCATCCCGATTATCGGTGGGGGCAAGATTACAGGCAAAGCAGGGCCTTACGGCATCGGTATGCTGAATGTGTTCACGAATAAATTGCTTGATGAGACCGATCCTGAGGAGATTATTGATGTGCAGCGCACCAATTATTCCGTGTTGAGGTTGACGCGGGATGTTTTCAGTACCTCTCGGATTGGATTAATTGGCATCAACAAGCAAGATACTGACACATACAACCGGGCAAGCGGACTTGACTTCACATATCGTCCAACCGATAGCCTTGATGTACGTGGCCTCTGGGCTCGCACATTTGAAGCGGATGTCTCCGGTCAGAACAACGCTTTGTACCTCGGCAGCACTTGGCGAAACAGGGATCTTCGCTTGGAGGGTTCATATATGGACATCGGTGAGAACTTTAACCCCGAGGTCGGATTTATCCGGCGAGAGGGAATCCGCCGAATCAATAGTCAAATCCGTTATAGTCCCCGGCTCGGCAAATTTGGGATTCGCCAAATCTATACAGGACCGGAGTTTGATTTTATCCTCAATCAAGACAACCAACTGGAAACTCAAGAAATCACATTGACCAACTATTTTCGGTTTGAAAGCGGTGCCTACATTGGGTTTCTACCTAAACGAACCACTGAACACCTTGATGAGGATTTTGAAATCCGAGATGGGATTACTATCCCTCCGGGCGAATACAGCTTCACTGAAATGATGATTAGAGGTTCCACCGATGATACGAAAGCCCTCGCAGGGCAGTATAGTGTGAATTTTGGTAACTTCTACAATGGAAGCAGGTGGGGATTTACCCTCGACGCGAGCTTCAAACCGAACGGGCGTTTGAATGTTGAACCTATATTTCAGTTTAACCGTGTTACGCTTCCCCAAGAGGCATTTAATGCAAGCATTTTTGGTGCCCGTGTCGGCTACTCCTTTTCGACAACGCTTTTTGCAAAGATATTCGCCCAATGGAGCAGCGACGATGACATAATCGCTACCAATGTTCTGCTGAATTACATCTACCGTCCTGGTAGTGATTTTTATCTCGTTTTCAACCAGATTTATAATACTGGCGGTACAAAAACAGCACTTGACGAATCCACAGTTGTTGCAAAAATGACTTACTGGTGGAACCCGTAA
- a CDS encoding carbohydrate binding family 9 domain-containing protein: MIYHLNFWYQLSSGSILRHGKCFFLLAICYLVFPFAVGADPGPVEYKIEAYRTFQSIEVDGDFNESDWQHASPIDRFFQIEPDEGESISEPMEVRILYDDKNIYFGFTCFESQMSKLVANDMRHDAQDLHENDNVFLILDTYNDQRNGFSFRINPLGAYQDRAVTNGGDSLNRSWDAVVACQAKINGDHWTAELGIPFSQLRFDKSDRMTWGMNVGRGVRKNNEEAIWVPVPRQYGGMAKYRLGNLGSLTGLEGIAPSRRLELLPYVLPGMSRTEENEDTDGVFDIGLDLKYGINSNLTADLTFNTDFAQVEADEEQVNLTRFSLFFPEKRPFFLEGAGLFDFGIGRSSFRRPPPLLLFYSRRIGLEEGRAIPIITGGKITGKMGPYGVGMLNVLTNEFHDDTDPEEIVDVSRTNYSVLRLTRDLFSGSRVGLIGINKQDGDAYNRAGGFDFSYRPADNFDVRGLWAYTSDSDEEDGSDNAWYVGSTWRNDLLRVGGSYTDIGEDFNPEVGYIRREGMRQIRSDLRFTPWPRKFGIRRIWTGPEFDLVLNRDGDLETRSIRYSNWFELERGGRLQFEVRQTAEHLEEDFEIRDDVIIPIDEYSFTSARAGIQTDESKMLAAEFDVDFGEFYNGNRRGFDIGATFKPSGRFALESQYQFNRVTLPGEDPFNVNVFGGRFAYSFSTQLFAKLFAQWNSDDNVVSTNFLLNYIYRPGSDFYLVFNQIYDGNGGGANLEESTLVGKLTYWWNP, encoded by the coding sequence GTGATTTATCACCTCAATTTTTGGTATCAGTTGTCAAGTGGTAGTATTCTGCGACATGGAAAATGTTTTTTTCTGTTAGCTATCTGCTATTTGGTATTTCCATTCGCTGTGGGTGCTGACCCTGGTCCCGTAGAGTACAAGATTGAAGCATACCGAACGTTTCAGAGCATTGAAGTTGATGGTGATTTCAATGAATCTGATTGGCAGCACGCGAGTCCGATTGATCGGTTTTTCCAAATTGAGCCCGATGAAGGCGAGTCGATAAGCGAACCGATGGAAGTCCGCATCCTGTACGATGACAAGAATATCTACTTCGGTTTTACCTGTTTTGAATCACAGATGTCAAAACTGGTTGCCAACGACATGCGTCATGACGCACAAGATCTACATGAAAATGACAATGTCTTTCTGATATTAGACACTTATAACGATCAGCGCAACGGGTTTTCCTTCCGCATCAATCCGCTGGGGGCATACCAAGACAGAGCTGTAACGAATGGTGGAGACAGCTTGAATCGGAGTTGGGATGCGGTTGTCGCATGTCAGGCGAAGATCAATGGGGACCACTGGACAGCCGAACTCGGCATCCCGTTCAGCCAACTCCGTTTTGATAAAAGTGACAGGATGACTTGGGGGATGAATGTAGGACGGGGAGTTCGTAAGAACAATGAGGAAGCGATATGGGTGCCGGTGCCGAGACAGTATGGAGGGATGGCGAAATACCGCCTCGGCAACCTCGGCAGCCTTACTGGTTTAGAAGGGATTGCCCCATCTCGTCGCCTGGAACTGCTGCCTTATGTCTTGCCGGGGATGAGCCGTACCGAAGAAAATGAGGACACCGATGGAGTATTTGATATCGGCTTGGACCTCAAGTACGGTATCAACTCTAATCTTACTGCGGATTTGACCTTTAACACCGACTTTGCCCAGGTTGAAGCTGATGAAGAACAGGTCAACCTCACCCGTTTTAGCCTATTCTTTCCTGAGAAGCGTCCCTTTTTCTTAGAAGGGGCGGGGTTATTTGATTTTGGTATTGGTCGCAGTAGTTTCCGCCGTCCGCCGCCGCTGCTTCTGTTTTATAGCCGCCGCATCGGTCTTGAGGAGGGACGCGCCATCCCGATTATTACAGGGGGTAAGATCACCGGCAAAATGGGACCTTACGGCGTCGGTATGCTGAATGTGTTGACAAATGAATTTCACGATGATACAGATCCGGAGGAAATTGTTGATGTGTCACGCACCAATTACTCCGTGTTGAGGTTGACGCGAGACCTGTTCAGCGGCTCACGTGTCGGATTAATCGGGATCAATAAGCAAGATGGAGATGCCTACAATCGTGCTGGCGGATTCGATTTTTCATACCGTCCGGCAGACAATTTCGATGTGCGCGGACTGTGGGCGTATACTTCCGATTCGGATGAGGAAGATGGGAGCGATAATGCGTGGTATGTCGGCAGCACTTGGCGGAATGACTTACTTCGAGTAGGTGGTTCATACACGGACATCGGTGAGGACTTCAACCCTGAAGTTGGATACATCCGGCGGGAGGGCATGCGTCAAATCCGGAGTGACCTGCGTTTTACCCCTTGGCCCAGAAAGTTTGGGATTCGCCGCATCTGGACGGGTCCGGAATTTGATCTTGTCCTCAATCGGGACGGTGACTTAGAGACCCGCTCCATCCGCTACAGCAACTGGTTTGAACTGGAAAGAGGTGGTCGCTTACAATTTGAGGTGCGGCAGACTGCTGAACACCTTGAGGAAGATTTTGAAATCCGAGATGATGTCATCATACCCATTGATGAGTATAGTTTTACATCAGCTAGGGCAGGGATTCAGACCGATGAAAGTAAAATGCTTGCTGCGGAATTTGATGTGGATTTTGGTGAGTTCTACAATGGTAATAGGCGCGGCTTTGACATCGGGGCGACCTTCAAGCCGAGCGGACGTTTCGCCCTTGAATCCCAATATCAATTTAACCGGGTAACCCTCCCTGGGGAAGACCCCTTCAATGTAAATGTGTTTGGAGGTCGCTTCGCCTATTCCTTCTCGACCCAACTCTTTGCGAAACTGTTCGCCCAGTGGAACAGCGACGATAATGTGGTTTCCACCAACTTTCTGCTCAACTATATCTATCGCCCCGGCAGTGACTTCTACCTTGTTTTTAACCAGATTTATGACGGCAACGGTGGAGGCGCCAATCTTGAGGAATCCACACTTGTTGGAAAGCTAACGTATTGGTGGAATCCGTAA